A stretch of DNA from Bacillus sp. NP157:
ATCCACAGGGGACGCGGGTGGCCCATGGTCTGCGGGTACTCGGGCACGGGCCGTGCCGGGCTGGGGGCGGTCGAAGTCATGGCTTCCCTTGGCGGTGAATCGATGAGCGTGTTTAGCTGGACCGGCCCGGCGCGTCAAATCTTGCGAGGCGGGTCAGGTACCCAGCAGCGTGCGGACTTCGATCAGCTCGGGGAAGAAGCTCTGCTCCAGCGCCTTGCGCAGGAAGGCCACGCCGGAGGACCCGCCAGTGCCGGGTTTGAAGCCGATGATGCGTTCCACGGTCTTCATGTGGCGGAAGCGCCACAACTGGAAGTTTTCCTCGATGTCGACCAGTAGCTCACTGAGATGGTACTCAGACCAGTAGGCGGCCGTGTCTTCGTAGATCCGGCGCAGGATCGGCAGCAGCGTGGGCTGGCTACGCCAGGGCTGGGTGACGTCGCGCTCCAGCAACTCCACCGGAATGGGGTGGCCGCGACGGGCCAGGAAGCGCAGGTATTCGTCGTAAAGCCCTGGCGCCTCGTAGACCGCCTTTAGGCGCTCGTGGGCGGCCGGATCGTGCTCGAACACCCGCAGCATGTCGGCGTGCTTGTTGCCCAGCAGGAATTCGACGATCCGGTACTGCAGGGACTGGAAGCCGGAGGACGGCCCCAGCACGTCGCGGAACTGCAGGTATTCGGCCGGGGTGAGCGTTTCCAGCACGCCCCACTGCTCGTAAAGCTGGCGCTGGATCTGCTTGACCCGGGCCAGCACCTTCTGGGTGCCGCCGAGGTCGTCGGCGCGCAGCCGCACCAGCGCCGCATCCAGCTCGTGGATCATCAGCTTGAGCCACAGCTCCGAGGTCTGGTGCTGGATGATGAACAGCAGTTCGTCGTGGTGCTCGGGCTGGCTCAGGGGGTGCTGCGCGGAAAGCACCTGGTCCAGGCGGAGGTAGTCGCCATAGGTCAGCCGCCCGTCGAGATCGGTGCGGATGCCGGGTTCCAGGTCGCGCTGGGGGTGGGCCATGGACGTCTTCACAATGTGGGTGGACGGCGCGCCAGCCGCGCCACGACGCCATTTCCCGGCCCATGGGTGGCTCAAGCATGCTGCGGCGTGCCTTGCCGGGCCATAATACCCCTGATATCTAGTCCGGCTCGCAAGACCAGACAAGCTGTTCGCGCCCCGCTGGATGGGCCGTCCGCTTCCCCATTCGTGCGTGTCGTTTCTAACCTTTCCCCTGGGAGCGAGTCGTGTCCATCGCCGCCAAGTTCGAAATCGAATACCTGCAGTACCTTGACCAGGATGGCAAGGAAACCGGCAAGGAACTGCCAGCCTTCGCCAAGGACCTCGACCACATGGTCGAGCTCTACAAGCTGATGGTGTCGACCCGTGTGTTCGACGCCAAGTCGATCGCCCTGCAGCGCACCGGCAAGCTGGGTACCTACGCCTCGTGCCTGGGCCACGAAGCCGCCCACGTCGGCATCGGCAGCGCCATGCGCCGGGAGGACTCGCTGGCCGTGTCCTACCGCGAATACGGCGCGCAGCTGTACCGTGGCGTGAAGCCGCGCGAGGTCTACACCTACTGGGGTGGCGACGAGCGCGGCAACGACTTCCAGGACGCCCCGGCCCACGACTTCGCCTGGTGCGTGCCGATCGGCACCCAGTGCCTGCACGCCGCCGGTTCGGCGCTGGCCTTCAAGATCCGCAAGGAACCGCGCGTGGCCGTCTGCACCATCGGTGACGGCGGCTCGTCCAAGGGCGACTTCTACGGCGCCATCAACGTCGCCGGCGCGCAGCAGCTGCCGCTGGTCGCCGTGATCGTCAACAACCAGTGGGCGATCTCGGTCCCCCGCCGCATCCAGAGCGGTTCGGGCACGCTGGCCCAGAAGGGCATCGCGGCTGGCCTGTACTGCATCCAGGTGGACGGCAACGACATCATCGCCGTGCGCGCGGCGATGGAAGCCGCGCTCGAGCGCGCCCGTTCCGGCCAGGGCGGCAGCGTCATCGAAGCGGTGACCTACCGCCTCGGCGACCACACCACCGCCGACGATGCCCGCCGCTACCGTGGCGAGCAGGAAGTGAAGGACGCCTGGGAGCGCGACCCGGTGCCGCGCCTGCGCAAGTGGCTCGAAGCCAAGGGCAAGTGGGACGACGCGAAGGAAGAGGCCTGGAAGGCCGAGTGCGACGACTGGATGGACAACGAGGTGAACGCGTACCTGGAGACGAAGAACCAGCCGGCAACGGCCATGTTCGACTACCTGTACGCCGAAGTCCCCGCCGACCTCGAAGCGCAGCGCGAGCTCGTCGCTTCCCTCGATCGCAAGTCGTAAGGAGCCCATTCCCATGGCACAAATCACTCTTATCGAAGCAGTGACCCAGGCGCTCGCCTACGAGATGCGCAACGACGAAAGCGTCGTGGTGCTCGGTGAGGACGTCGGCGTCAACGGTGGCGTGTTCCGCGCCACCCAGGGCCTGCAGGAACAGTTCGGCGAGATGCGCGTCATCGACACGCCGCTGGACGAAGGCACCATCGCCGGCCTGACCATCGGCCTGGCCGTGCAGGGCATGAAGCCGGTCGCCGAAGCGCAGTTCGAAGGCTTCATCTACCCGATGATGGAGCACATCGCCTGCCACGCCGCGCGCATGCGCAACCGCACCCGTGGCCGCATGACCGTGCCGGCCGTGTGGCGCGCCCCGTGGGGCGGCGGCATCCGTGCGCCGGAGCATCACTCCGAGGCGAACGAGCACCTGTTCACCAACATCCCGGGCCTGCGCGTGGTCATGCCGTCGTCGCCGGCGCGTGCCTACGGCCTGCTGCTCGCCGCCATCCGCGATCCGGATCCGGTGATCTTCTTCGAGCCCAAGCGCATCTATCGCCAGTACAAGGAAGAAGTGCCCGATGACGGCGAGGCACTGCCGCTCGACGTCTGCTTCGTGCTGCGCGACGGCACCGACGTGACCCTGGTGACCTGGGGCGCGCAGGTGAAGGAATGCCTCGAGGCCGCCGACGAACTGGCCGAGAAGGGCATCAGCGCCGAAGTCATCGACGTCGCCACGCTGACCCCGCTGGACTTCGACACGATCGCCGAGTCGGTGACCAAGACCGGTCGTTGCGTCATCGTCCACGAAGCCCCGAAGACCGCCGGTTTCGGTGCGGAAATCGCCGCCCGCCTGTCCGAGGAGTGCCTGTACAGCCTGCTCGCCCCGGTCGAACGCGTCACCGGTTTCGATACGCACATCCCGCTGTTCCGCCTGGAAATGAAGTACCTGCCCAGCGTCGAACGCATCGTCGAAGCCGCCGAACGCACGCTCGCCGCCTCCTGAGGAATCGATAGACATGGCCGACATCAAGACCTTTTTCCTGCCGGACCTCGGCGAAGGCCTGCCCGACGCGACCGTCGTCGAGTGGCACGTCAAGGAAGGCGACACGATCAAGCTCGACGCCCCGCTGGTGTCGATGGAAACCGCGAAGGCCGTCGTCGACGTGCCCTCGCCCTACTCCGGCACCGTGAAGAAGCTGCACGGCGCGGTCGGCGACATCATCGAAACCGGCGCGTCGCTGGCCGATTTCGAGATCGACCCGAATGCGCGCCAGCGCGCCGAAGCCGAGTCCACCGGCCACCACCACGGCCCGAAGAAGGGCGTCGGTAGCCCGGCCGCCGACGATGCGTCGAAGGTCGTCGCCTCCGACGACGGCGGCGAGATCGACGCCGACGGCAAGGCCCCGGCCCAGCGCGAGGACGAAGGCACCGTCGTGGGCGCCATGGTCAGCGGCAACGCCGTGCACACCGAGCAGGTCTCCAGTGCCGGTGGCGTGAAGGCTGTCCCGGCCGTGCGTGCGCTGGCGAAGAAGATGAAGATCGACCTCACCCGCGTGCAGCCGACCGGCGCCGGTGGCGTCATCACCATGCAGGACGTGAAAAACGCCGCCGCCAATGGCAGTGCCGCGGTGGGTTCCGCGCCGGCCCGTCCGGCCGCCGCGCAGCACCTCGCACCGACGCTGCCGGAGCCGGGCCCCGCCCCGACCCGCACGCCGGTGTCGCTGGCTGGCAAGGCCGTCCGCACCTCGCCCCCGGGTAAGGAAGCGATGGGCCAGCCGGAGCAGCTGAAGGGTGTCCGTCGCAACATGGCCCGCGTCATGGCCGACGCCCACGCCCAGGTCGTGCCGACCTCGATCGTGGACGACGCCGACCTGCACGCCTGGATCGGCAAGCAGGACATCACCGCCCGCCTGATCCGCGCGATGGTGGTGGCATGCAAGGCGGTCCCGGCGCTCAATGCCTGGTTCAACGGCAAGGACCTGACCCGCACGCTGCACCCGCACGTGGACATCGGCATTGCCGTGGACACCGACGACGGTCTGTTCGTGCCGGCGCTGCGTAACGCCGACGTGCTCGATGGCGCCGGCATCCGTGCCGCCATCAAGCGCCTGCGTACTTCGGTCGAAGACCGCAGCATCCCGGCCTCGGAGCTCTCCGGCTACACCATCAGCCTGAGCAACTTCGGCATGTTCGCCGGCCGCTACGCCACCCCGGTGGTCGTGCCGCCGACCGTCGCCATCGTCGGCGCCGGCAAGCTCAGCCACGACGTGGTCGCGGTCATGGGCGGCATCGAAGTGCATCGCCGCATGCCGCTGTCGCTCACCTTCGACCACCGCGCCGCCACCGGCGGCGAGGCTGCGCGCTTCCTCAAGGCGATGATCGACGACCTGGGCCTGCCGAACTGACGGTATCCATGTAGGAGCGCGCCTGCGCGCGAATGGGGCGCTTCCGTTCGTCCCATTCGCGCGCAGGCGCGCTCCTACGGGGTATCCTTGTCGGCATGCTTAACAACGATACCCTACGCAGCATCCGCTACATGCTCGATCTCGGCGACGTGCACGTCGTCGAGATCCTCGCCCTGGGTGGCCACGTGGCCACCCGGGACGAGGTCGAAGGCTGGCTCAAGCGCGAAGACGACGCCGGCTTCGTCGCCATGCCAGACCCGGTGATGGCGCATTTCCTCGACGGCCTGATCGTCCACCGCCGCGGCCGCGACGAGTCGCAGCCCCCGCGCCCGGTCGAGACCCGGATCAACAACAACACCGTGCTGAAGAAGCTGCGCGTCGCCTTCGAGCTGAAGGAAGACGACATCCTCGCGATCATGGGCGATGCCGGTTTCAAGGTGTCCAAGGGCGAAGTGAACGCCCTCTTCCGCCAGCCGAAGCACACGAATTTCCGCCTTTGCGGCGATCAGTTCCTGCGGAATTTCCTGAAGGGGCTGACGGGGCGGTTGCGCAAGGTTTGATCGCGCGCAGGCGCGCTCCTACATGTAGGAGCGCGCCTGCGCGCGATCCAAACCACGCGGCGCTCAAACCACCCGACGCTTCCAGATCACGTAGCGCACCACCAGCGCCACGGCCAGCACGGCCACGAACGCGCCATATCCATAAAGCGCCGGCACCACCTGCTGCCAGATGGCCCCGCTCTTCGGGCCGAACTGATCCGCCGCCGGCAGTTCCACGGCGTCGTAGGCGAGCAGGGCCGCCTGGATGGACAACACCACCGCCGCGACCAGCGCCAGCGTGTCGAAAGCGCGCCGCGCAAGCGTGCGCGGCAACGTCTTCGGATAGGCCCAATACGCCCACCCCAACACGATGAGCCAGGGCGCCAGCAACATCAGTGCGAGGTAGCGCATCGGCTTTACTCCTGGTCGGCGGCCAGTGCGTCCAGCGCGGCGCGCAGGCGCAGGATGGCAGTGGCGCGCGCCACCTCGTCGGGGTAGGACTGGCCGTTGGCCACCACCTGCCCATCGATCAGCAGCGCGACGTGGTCACCCTGCGATTCGATCGCGGCGGCGGATCCACCCAGGGTCGACAGCGCCTGGCGCAGCTGGCCCGCGGCCTTCGGATCCTTGAACGGCACCGAGAGCAGCAGCTCCTCGCCATCCGCGCCGAACAGACGGAAGCGGAAGCTGCCATCGTCCTCGCGGAAACTGGCGAAGCGCGGCGGCCTGGCTTTCGCCGGCGCCTTCGCAGCCTCAGGCTGGGCCTTTGCCGCCGGACGGAACGTGCGCAGGCCCACGGCCTCGCGCAGTTCGGCCAGCAGGGGGACGGCGATGGAACGCGCCTTCGCGGCGCCTGCCAGCAGGATGTCTTCCATGTCGTCAGGGCGCGCCATCAGCGAGTCGTAGCGCTCGCGCATCGGCGCCACGTCGGCCTCGATCCGCTCGAACAACACCTGCTTGGCTTCGCCCCAGCCCAGTCCGCCATGCAACGCATCGGCGAATGCCGCGCTTTCCGACGGAGAGGCGAAGGCCTTGAAGATCGTGAACAGCGCGGAGTCGTCGGTGTCTTTCGGCTCGCCGGGCGCGCGCGAATCGGTGACGATCTTCATGATCGCTTCGCGCAGGGCCTTCGAACCGCCATCGAACAGCGGGATGGTGTTGTCGTAGCTCTTCGACATCTTCCGGCCGTCCAGGCCCGGCAGGGTCGCCACCTGTTCTTCGATCTGCACTTCCGGCAGCACGAAGTACTCGCGGCCGTAGATATGGTTGAAGCGCTGGGCGATATCGCGCGCCATCTCGATGTGCTGGATCTGGTCGCGGCCTACCGGCACCTTGTTCGCGTTGAAGGCGAGGATGTCGGCGGCCATGAGCACCGGGTACATGTAGAGGCCGGCGGTGACGCCCGCATCCGGGTCTTCATGCAGCTCGACGTTGCGGTCGACCGCGGCCTTGTAGGCGTGCGCCCGATTGAGCAGGCCCTTGCCGGTGACACAGGTCAGCAGCCACATCAGCTCGGGCACCTCGGGGATGTCCGACTGGCGGTAGATGGTCGCGGTCTCCGGATCCAGGCCTCCGGCCAGCCAGGTCGCCGTGATCTTCATGCGCGAGGCGGCCACGCGCTCGGCGTCGTCCGCCTTGATCAGCGCGTGGTAGTCGGCCATGAAGTAGAAGGCATCCACGTTGGGATCCTTGCTCGCGACGATGGCCGGACGGATCGCACCGGCAAAGTTGCCGAGGTGCGGCGTGCCGGTGGTGGTGATGCCGGTAAGAACACGGGTACGCATGGGGGCCTTGATACGCAACGGACGGAAACCGTCCGAGTGTAGCCTCCTCAGCGCATCAGGGTCGACTTCCCGAACAACGACTCCACCAGCTCCACCGCCAGCTTCGCCGTCTGGTTCCGCTTATCGAACGCCGGGTTCAGCTCCACGATATCCAGCGAGCCTACCCGCCCGGTGTCGGCGATCATCTCCATCACCAACTGGGCCTCGCGATAGTTCGGGCCGCCCCTCACCGTGGTGCCCACGCCCGGGGCGATGCTCGGGTCGAGGAAGTCGACGTCGAAGCTGACATGCAGGTGGGTATCGTCGTCCACGCCGGCCAGGGCCTCTTCCATCGCGGCCTTGATGCCGATCTCGTCGATGTAGCGCATGTCGTAGATATCGATGCCCACTTCGTGGACAAGGCGCTTCTCGCCCTCATCCACCGAGCGGATGCCGATCTGGCGGATGACGTCGGGGCTGATCGCCGGCGTGGTGCCGCCGATGCCGGTCAGCGCGTCCGGGCCGTGGCCGCAGAGGCACGCGACCGGCATGCCGTGGATATTGCCCGACGGGGTGATGTTGCTGGTGTTGAAGTCGGCGTGGGCGTCCAGCCACAACACGCGAAGCTTCTTGCCCTTGTCCCGGCAATAACGGGCCACGGCCGAAATGGAACCGATGGCGAGGCAGTGGTCGCCGCCCAGCATGATCGGCAGGTGGCCGTCGTTGAGCGCCCCGTAGATCGCCTCGTGGGTGGCGGTATTCCAGGCCACGGCTTCGTCCAGGTGGCGATAGCCATTGGTCGGCGGCAGCCAGGGGTTGAGCGGGCCGGCCACGTTGCCGCGGTCGACCACGTGCATGCCGCGCCTGGACAGCCGCTCGGCCAGCCGTGCGACGCGCAGGGCCTCGGGGCCCATGGAACTGCCGCGGTGGCCGGCGCCGATATCAGTGGGGACGCCGACGAGGGCGACCGAACGGGTGGTAGGGCTCATGGTCTTACTCAGGGTTGGGGGCGTTCTTCAACCAGCGGACGGCCGTCGGCGCGCCATGCATCGGCGCTTCCTTCGAGCAGGTGCACGTTGGTGTAGCCCAGGGATTGCAAGGTGTCGCGGGCACGCGCGGCGCGCTTGCCTGACTTGCAGTAGACGACCAGTTCCTGGTCGCGCCGCGCACCGAGGACGCCGTGGCGGACCGCCACCTCATCCACGGGCACGTTCAAGGCACCCGCCAGGTGGCCGTCGCGATATTCCCCGGGCGTGCGCACGTCGAGCACGACGGGCGCCTGGTGCGCCGCCATCCGCGACGCCAGCGCCTCCCGGGAAACGTCCTGCGCCCCTGCCACGAAAGGCACGGCAAGCAACACACACGCGAGGGACACGCAAAGACGAGTCATGCCCACAAGTTTACACGGGGTACTGTCACGGCCACGTTGCAGTGCGGCAGGAGGCAGACGCCCACGTAGACGGAGACTTCTCCTACAACACCGACGGAACCAGACCTACATCTTACAACCTATATTTTTTATAGGTTATAGTCCCCTAACGACGGACGCCACGGGATGGCTAATCGAGCAGTCACGCCCTTGCGGCTATCGGACGCTACCGCGCTCGGACACCTACGGCGCCTATCCGAAGACCCTTCGCGGATCCACGTGACGCGGCATGCCGAGCAGAGGATGGTCGAGCGCGAGATAACGCTGAAGCAGCTACTTACGTGCCTGCGTCGTGGCGACCTTGCCGAGTCGCCTCGGCTGGACGAGCACGGAAACTGGAAGCTGGTGGTTGAGGCATACACGGCGGGTGATCACCTGGCATCGATCGTCGCCCTCGATACCCGACAACCGCAGGCTATCGTCATCACGACTTTCTGGGTGCTTTGAGATGTATCACTATCAAACGTGCGGCCTTGAAAACGTATGGCTGACCAATGGCTTCGAACACTCGGAGACGGTCTACGGCACTGCCGTCGCGGTCGCCGACGTCCTCGGCCTCGACAGGGAGATCGCCCTTACGCTGGCGGTCAAGATCGCCCCACTGTCGGGTCGCGAGGTGCGCTTCCTTCGTAAGCACATGGAGCTCTCACAGGAATCCCTGGGCTCGCTTCTCGGCATCGGAGCCCAGTCGATTGCGCTGTGGGAAAAGGAGCGTAGTCCCATCCCGCGCACCTCCGAGAAACTGCTTCGCCTGATCGCGCTGGGCCATTGCAATGGTCATGCGACGATCCGCAAGGCGATCGATCAGATCAACATCGACGACAACGCGAGGCACGGTGCACGCATGGTGTTCAGGGAGTCGGGGAATCGCTGGCAGTACGTTGCCTGAGCGACGCGCACAGCGCATCCGCGGACAGGATGGTGTTGTGCCCGGCGTCGACATGAAGCCACGCGACCGGCGGTTGCGGTAGCGCACGAACCAGCGCCTCCGTGCGTCCGGCAGGGATGACCTCATCGTGGTTGGCCTGCAGCACGATGACCGGAACGCCACCAAGCTTCTGCGCTGCGACGTCGCTATCGAAGTGATCGTGCATGATCAGGCTGACCGGCAAACCATGCATGTTGTCGTCCGCCACGCGGGTCATCTTGTCGTAGGGCGTTACCAGCCAAAGCATGTCTGGTTTACGCGCCGCCGCTACCTGCGTGGCAACGCCCGTACCGATGCTGATGCCGAGGATGCCGACACGGGCGTGGGTCTTCTTGATTTCGTCGACAAGGGCGATGCCATCGGCCACGAAATCGCGTTCGCGTGGCCGGCCCATCTGCCCCTCGTAGCCGCGGTACGGCATGAGATACACCGCGCGCGTGGTGCACTGCTCCAGCCGCGGCGCGTAGCGCGACAGGCTCATGCCGTTGCCACCGAATACCACGAGGGCGTCCCCGGCCTCCGGATGCAGGATCCATCCGCGCATGACGCCGTCAGCTCGCTGCACGCGAAGATCGCCGAATGGCCGCGTTGCCTGCGCACCGGGATACAGAAGCTGGTCCTGCATCGCGTAAAGCGATGCCCCCGCGAAAATGGCCGTGAGGGCGAGGAAGGCCAGTAGCAGAAGGATCCAGCGGGTCGTTCGCTTCATGCGGCGAGCCAGGTTGGGGGACGGGACGGTACGTCAAAGAGTTGCCTTGGCGGCTACGCGCCGTCGATCAGATTGCTGACAAGAAGCAAGAAAACACCTACGCCAACCGGCAGTCAGCGCCTACGCGAGAGGCGTTGACCCGAAGGACACCTGATTACATACTTTCGCCCGACAGGTAAAGCCTGGGATCACCGCGATACCCACGAAGGCGTCGTAAGCGCGTTGTAAACGCGCCGGCCCCAGGGTCTGTCACCATCGAAGGGCCTCCATGTGGGGCCTTTCGTTTTTCTCGAGCAAGGAAGCTCACGATGCACATTTATGCCGACGAAAGCGGCGACCTCGGCTGGAACTTCGAACCACCCTATGGCAGGCGCGGCTCCAGCCGGTTCCTTACCATCTTTGCCACGTGCGTCCCGGACGAAAAATGCCACCATCTCGATCGCGTCGTGCGACAGATGTATAAGGCGAGCCGGTGGACGACGAAGAAAGAGCGCAAATGGACGGATGCGAGTGAGCCGTCGAG
This window harbors:
- a CDS encoding tryptophan 2,3-dioxygenase, translating into MAHPQRDLEPGIRTDLDGRLTYGDYLRLDQVLSAQHPLSQPEHHDELLFIIQHQTSELWLKLMIHELDAALVRLRADDLGGTQKVLARVKQIQRQLYEQWGVLETLTPAEYLQFRDVLGPSSGFQSLQYRIVEFLLGNKHADMLRVFEHDPAAHERLKAVYEAPGLYDEYLRFLARRGHPIPVELLERDVTQPWRSQPTLLPILRRIYEDTAAYWSEYHLSELLVDIEENFQLWRFRHMKTVERIIGFKPGTGGSSGVAFLRKALEQSFFPELIEVRTLLGT
- the pdhA gene encoding pyruvate dehydrogenase (acetyl-transferring) E1 component subunit alpha, whose amino-acid sequence is MSIAAKFEIEYLQYLDQDGKETGKELPAFAKDLDHMVELYKLMVSTRVFDAKSIALQRTGKLGTYASCLGHEAAHVGIGSAMRREDSLAVSYREYGAQLYRGVKPREVYTYWGGDERGNDFQDAPAHDFAWCVPIGTQCLHAAGSALAFKIRKEPRVAVCTIGDGGSSKGDFYGAINVAGAQQLPLVAVIVNNQWAISVPRRIQSGSGTLAQKGIAAGLYCIQVDGNDIIAVRAAMEAALERARSGQGGSVIEAVTYRLGDHTTADDARRYRGEQEVKDAWERDPVPRLRKWLEAKGKWDDAKEEAWKAECDDWMDNEVNAYLETKNQPATAMFDYLYAEVPADLEAQRELVASLDRKS
- a CDS encoding alpha-ketoacid dehydrogenase subunit beta, which produces MAQITLIEAVTQALAYEMRNDESVVVLGEDVGVNGGVFRATQGLQEQFGEMRVIDTPLDEGTIAGLTIGLAVQGMKPVAEAQFEGFIYPMMEHIACHAARMRNRTRGRMTVPAVWRAPWGGGIRAPEHHSEANEHLFTNIPGLRVVMPSSPARAYGLLLAAIRDPDPVIFFEPKRIYRQYKEEVPDDGEALPLDVCFVLRDGTDVTLVTWGAQVKECLEAADELAEKGISAEVIDVATLTPLDFDTIAESVTKTGRCVIVHEAPKTAGFGAEIAARLSEECLYSLLAPVERVTGFDTHIPLFRLEMKYLPSVERIVEAAERTLAAS
- a CDS encoding 2-oxo acid dehydrogenase subunit E2 → MADIKTFFLPDLGEGLPDATVVEWHVKEGDTIKLDAPLVSMETAKAVVDVPSPYSGTVKKLHGAVGDIIETGASLADFEIDPNARQRAEAESTGHHHGPKKGVGSPAADDASKVVASDDGGEIDADGKAPAQREDEGTVVGAMVSGNAVHTEQVSSAGGVKAVPAVRALAKKMKIDLTRVQPTGAGGVITMQDVKNAAANGSAAVGSAPARPAAAQHLAPTLPEPGPAPTRTPVSLAGKAVRTSPPGKEAMGQPEQLKGVRRNMARVMADAHAQVVPTSIVDDADLHAWIGKQDITARLIRAMVVACKAVPALNAWFNGKDLTRTLHPHVDIGIAVDTDDGLFVPALRNADVLDGAGIRAAIKRLRTSVEDRSIPASELSGYTISLSNFGMFAGRYATPVVVPPTVAIVGAGKLSHDVVAVMGGIEVHRRMPLSLTFDHRAATGGEAARFLKAMIDDLGLPN
- a CDS encoding DUF1456 family protein gives rise to the protein MLNNDTLRSIRYMLDLGDVHVVEILALGGHVATRDEVEGWLKREDDAGFVAMPDPVMAHFLDGLIVHRRGRDESQPPRPVETRINNNTVLKKLRVAFELKEDDILAIMGDAGFKVSKGEVNALFRQPKHTNFRLCGDQFLRNFLKGLTGRLRKV
- a CDS encoding tryptophan--tRNA ligase, with the protein product MRTRVLTGITTTGTPHLGNFAGAIRPAIVASKDPNVDAFYFMADYHALIKADDAERVAASRMKITATWLAGGLDPETATIYRQSDIPEVPELMWLLTCVTGKGLLNRAHAYKAAVDRNVELHEDPDAGVTAGLYMYPVLMAADILAFNANKVPVGRDQIQHIEMARDIAQRFNHIYGREYFVLPEVQIEEQVATLPGLDGRKMSKSYDNTIPLFDGGSKALREAIMKIVTDSRAPGEPKDTDDSALFTIFKAFASPSESAAFADALHGGLGWGEAKQVLFERIEADVAPMRERYDSLMARPDDMEDILLAGAAKARSIAVPLLAELREAVGLRTFRPAAKAQPEAAKAPAKARPPRFASFREDDGSFRFRLFGADGEELLLSVPFKDPKAAGQLRQALSTLGGSAAAIESQGDHVALLIDGQVVANGQSYPDEVARATAILRLRAALDALAADQE
- the rocF gene encoding arginase, which gives rise to MSPTTRSVALVGVPTDIGAGHRGSSMGPEALRVARLAERLSRRGMHVVDRGNVAGPLNPWLPPTNGYRHLDEAVAWNTATHEAIYGALNDGHLPIMLGGDHCLAIGSISAVARYCRDKGKKLRVLWLDAHADFNTSNITPSGNIHGMPVACLCGHGPDALTGIGGTTPAISPDVIRQIGIRSVDEGEKRLVHEVGIDIYDMRYIDEIGIKAAMEEALAGVDDDTHLHVSFDVDFLDPSIAPGVGTTVRGGPNYREAQLVMEMIADTGRVGSLDIVELNPAFDKRNQTAKLAVELVESLFGKSTLMR
- a CDS encoding rhodanese-like domain-containing protein produces the protein MTRLCVSLACVLLAVPFVAGAQDVSREALASRMAAHQAPVVLDVRTPGEYRDGHLAGALNVPVDEVAVRHGVLGARRDQELVVYCKSGKRAARARDTLQSLGYTNVHLLEGSADAWRADGRPLVEERPQP
- a CDS encoding DUF4258 domain-containing protein, with translation MTRHAEQRMVEREITLKQLLTCLRRGDLAESPRLDEHGNWKLVVEAYTAGDHLASIVALDTRQPQAIVITTFWVL
- a CDS encoding lysophospholipase, whose translation is MKRTTRWILLLLAFLALTAIFAGASLYAMQDQLLYPGAQATRPFGDLRVQRADGVMRGWILHPEAGDALVVFGGNGMSLSRYAPRLEQCTTRAVYLMPYRGYEGQMGRPRERDFVADGIALVDEIKKTHARVGILGISIGTGVATQVAAARKPDMLWLVTPYDKMTRVADDNMHGLPVSLIMHDHFDSDVAAQKLGGVPVIVLQANHDEVIPAGRTEALVRALPQPPVAWLHVDAGHNTILSADALCASLRQRTASDSPTP